From the genome of Impatiens glandulifera chromosome 9, dImpGla2.1, whole genome shotgun sequence, one region includes:
- the LOC124915853 gene encoding agamous-like MADS-box protein AGL62, whose translation MVKANKGRQRITMAKMKNESNLKVTFCKRKSGLFKKFSELITLCGAEVLLLVFSPTNRVFSYGHPSVEEIVGRLFGSSSPTGLSSETQQMIESYRSSNIRELNSNVMQVEELMEVEEQHAKQINHDKRVGQDQRWWERSNKEMNYQQLEHLKMSLLNLNAIVTQKMLEFSNP comes from the coding sequence ATGGTCAAAGCAAACAAAGGGCGTCAAAGAATCACCATGGCCAAAATGAAGAACGAGAGTAATCTTAAGGTGACATTCTGCAAAAGGAAAAGTGGGCTTTTCAAGAAATTCAGCGAGCTTATCACACTATGTGGGGCTGAAGTTTTACTTCTAGTATTTTCACCAACAAACAGAGTGTTCTCCTACGGTCATCCCAGTGTAGAAGAAATAGTTGGGCGATTATTTGGTTCATCCTCTCCGACGGGGCTTTCCAGTGAAACTCAACAAATGATTGAATCTTATCGGTCATCAAACATTAGGGAACTAAATTCTAATGTGATGCAGGTTGAGGAATTGATGGAGGTTGAGGAGCAGCATGCGAAGCAGATAAATCACGACAAGAGAGTTGGGCAGGATCAAAGATGGTGGGAGAGATCGAATAAAGAGATGAATTATCAACAACTTGAACATCTCAAGATGTCTCTATTGAATTTAAATGCCATTGTGACGCAAAAGATGTTGGAGTTTTCTAACCCGTAA